In the genome of Angustibacter sp. Root456, one region contains:
- a CDS encoding STAS domain-containing protein → MSRPFDDPMVRDGLLLESATGASGAVLVRAAGRLTLDTRARLRWLLRAVTPARGGDVHLDLRQVTEADAAGVSILLVQARSCRATGGRLRVVATSRAVHDVLVKVGASDLALAAERSTEAS, encoded by the coding sequence ATGAGCCGCCCGTTCGACGACCCCATGGTTCGGGACGGACTGCTGCTCGAGTCGGCGACTGGTGCCTCGGGTGCCGTGCTGGTGCGTGCGGCTGGACGGCTCACCCTCGACACCCGGGCGAGGTTGCGCTGGCTGCTGCGAGCGGTGACGCCGGCTCGCGGCGGCGACGTGCACCTGGACCTACGTCAGGTGACGGAGGCGGACGCGGCGGGCGTGTCGATCCTGCTGGTTCAGGCGAGGTCCTGCCGCGCCACCGGCGGGCGGCTGCGCGTGGTGGCGACCAGTCGGGCGGTCCATGACGTCTTGGTCAAGGTGGGCGCATCGGACCTGGCGCTGGCCGCTGAGCGGTCCACTGAGGCGTCATGA
- a CDS encoding zinc-dependent alcohol dehydrogenase family protein, producing the protein MATSIPTVMRAQLLTAVEEPLHLAELSVPTPRHREVLVRIAAAGLNPLDTKIAAGEAAHAKVTPPAVLGLDAAGVVVATGSGVEGFRPGDEVYGMIGGVGGVQGSLAEYAAVDVALLAHKPARWSMEEAAALPLSVITAWEGLVDRAGVGPGHDVLVHGGAGGVGHVAVQVALAAGARVWATGAAGQADVLRGLGAVPIDYETTPVEKYVAEHTGGEGFDIVYDTVGGSNLDRSFLAVKRYTGHVVSSLGWGSHSLAPLSFRGASYSGVFTLLPLITGEQRAAHGRILASAATLGAEGQLRPIVAQTFSFAEAEQALRQVARGVPAGKVVVQIA; encoded by the coding sequence ATGGCCACTTCCATCCCCACCGTCATGAGGGCGCAGCTGCTCACCGCCGTCGAAGAGCCGCTGCACCTCGCCGAGCTGTCCGTGCCTACGCCCCGTCACCGCGAGGTACTGGTGCGGATCGCCGCAGCAGGACTGAACCCGCTGGACACCAAGATCGCCGCCGGCGAGGCGGCGCACGCAAAGGTCACACCACCGGCCGTTCTCGGCCTCGACGCCGCGGGCGTCGTCGTCGCGACCGGCTCGGGGGTGGAGGGCTTCCGGCCCGGTGACGAGGTCTACGGGATGATCGGCGGGGTCGGCGGGGTGCAGGGCAGCCTCGCCGAGTACGCCGCCGTCGACGTCGCGTTGCTGGCCCACAAACCGGCGCGATGGTCGATGGAGGAGGCGGCCGCTCTGCCGCTGTCGGTCATCACCGCGTGGGAAGGACTCGTCGACCGGGCTGGCGTCGGCCCGGGTCACGACGTACTGGTCCACGGTGGCGCCGGCGGCGTAGGTCACGTCGCGGTGCAGGTGGCACTGGCTGCCGGCGCCCGCGTCTGGGCCACGGGAGCCGCGGGGCAGGCCGACGTGCTGCGCGGCCTCGGCGCCGTCCCGATCGACTACGAGACGACGCCGGTCGAGAAGTACGTCGCCGAGCACACGGGCGGCGAGGGCTTCGACATCGTCTACGACACCGTCGGCGGCAGCAACCTCGACCGATCGTTCCTGGCGGTCAAGCGCTACACCGGCCACGTGGTGAGCAGCCTCGGCTGGGGCAGCCACAGCCTGGCTCCCCTGTCGTTCCGCGGCGCCTCGTACTCGGGGGTCTTCACCCTGCTCCCCCTGATCACCGGCGAGCAGCGGGCCGCCCACGGTCGGATTCTCGCCTCCGCTGCGACACTGGGCGCGGAGGGTCAGCTGCGCCCGATCGTCGCGCAGACCTTCTCGTTCGCCGAGGCCGAGCAGGCACTGCGACAGGTGGCGCGCGGCGTTCCGGCCGGCAAGGTCGTCGTCCAGATCGCGTAG
- a CDS encoding AAA family ATPase: MTTRGSAAEGLIGRDLELDALQDFVASSTRSGGALLVTGEAGSGKSALLQHAAYVVAAQSDSRVLRVSGVEFEADLSYAGLNQLLLPVFDDLQHLPDREAGALRAALGLESGRAPELLHLTTALLTFLRELRRRGPLLLVADDVHWLDHSSAQLLSLVCRRLDGSGVAVVLAHRSGHTTFFDRTDVPTLALPPLPDLDAHALLRAHHPRLHPSVRQRIVADARGNPLALIELPRGLSADQETAAAALPATLPLSERLRQHLSARVSALPEPSRLLLLLAALHYGDGDELMQIVAASSADLGPAETAGLVVVDTARRRLHFTHPLVRAAVVDVASPPQRRSAHRRLSQLTTNPQVRALHLADAALGTDDDVAALLDDVAEATLARGDAGRAVAVLLRAADLTATPADRARRLAAAAYLGANVTGTLSGATALLARARSADPDATTTLQVATAAAAHLLNSDAGVDTAHQMLVRALAADVPDGLRPQVVQEAVHTLMLVCAFGGRVELWRGFEEAVARWSSWLSPALRLAAVTFADPARASGSELADLDQLTASVADTTDVVQVLEVAIAGQYVDREPAAALDRVVAAGRSGGPVALAAQALIMRAMTAVHEGRWDDATTLADEGISLCREHGYRLLEWGLLNPKMLVAAARGDEAYLAGVRDRLHQWAVPRQMLAARTFTANVEGLAALSEGRYGEAYAAYRSICEPGQLAPFAQVLVWNALDVVEAAICSGHPEQARRHADVATTTLAAISPRMGFQAAAADAFVAPVRDYAPLFDRVVGDPQAHRWPFQLARVELTYGERLRRDRAMRRARPHLERALELFTGLRAEPWVARTEAVLRATGRTRSQAHDDGRPRLTPQELQVAQLAATGLSNRDIAERLFLSPRTVGAHLYQAFPKLGVTSRAGLRDALSEFSD, encoded by the coding sequence GTGACCACACGTGGGAGTGCCGCCGAGGGGTTGATCGGGCGCGACCTGGAGCTGGACGCCCTCCAAGACTTCGTCGCTTCTTCCACTCGGTCGGGCGGTGCCCTGTTGGTCACCGGCGAGGCTGGCTCCGGCAAGTCGGCGCTGCTGCAGCATGCGGCATACGTCGTCGCGGCGCAGTCGGACAGCCGCGTTCTGCGCGTGTCCGGTGTGGAGTTCGAGGCGGACCTCAGCTATGCCGGGTTGAACCAGCTCCTGCTGCCCGTGTTCGACGACCTGCAGCACCTGCCCGACCGCGAGGCTGGCGCTCTGCGTGCTGCACTCGGCCTGGAGTCCGGGCGTGCTCCCGAGCTGCTGCACCTCACCACGGCGCTCCTCACGTTCCTCCGTGAGCTGAGACGACGAGGCCCGTTGCTGCTGGTGGCGGACGACGTGCATTGGCTCGACCACAGCAGCGCGCAGCTGCTCAGCCTGGTCTGCCGTCGCCTGGACGGTTCGGGCGTGGCTGTCGTACTCGCCCATCGATCCGGACACACCACGTTCTTCGACCGAACGGACGTGCCGACGCTGGCGCTACCCCCTTTGCCGGACCTCGACGCGCACGCGCTGCTGCGAGCCCACCACCCTCGACTTCATCCCTCGGTACGGCAGCGGATCGTCGCGGATGCGCGCGGCAACCCCTTGGCGCTCATCGAGCTCCCCCGGGGGCTGAGCGCCGACCAGGAGACGGCAGCCGCCGCCCTACCGGCGACGCTGCCCCTCAGCGAGCGGCTGCGCCAGCACCTCTCCGCTCGCGTCTCGGCGCTGCCGGAGCCCAGCAGGCTGCTTCTGCTGCTGGCTGCGCTGCACTATGGCGACGGCGACGAGCTCATGCAGATCGTCGCGGCGTCGTCCGCCGACCTCGGCCCGGCGGAGACCGCTGGGCTGGTCGTCGTGGACACGGCCAGGCGCCGGCTGCACTTCACGCACCCGCTGGTGCGGGCGGCCGTCGTCGACGTCGCCTCGCCGCCGCAGCGCCGCAGTGCGCACCGCCGGCTCTCGCAGCTGACCACCAACCCGCAGGTCCGTGCCCTCCACCTCGCGGACGCGGCGCTCGGCACCGACGACGACGTGGCCGCCCTCCTTGATGACGTGGCCGAAGCCACCCTGGCCCGCGGAGACGCGGGCCGGGCCGTCGCGGTGCTCCTGCGGGCGGCCGACCTCACGGCCACACCCGCCGACCGAGCACGCCGGCTGGCAGCAGCTGCCTACCTCGGGGCCAACGTCACGGGAACCCTGAGCGGCGCCACCGCCCTCCTGGCGCGGGCGCGCTCGGCCGACCCGGACGCGACCACGACGCTGCAGGTCGCGACCGCCGCCGCCGCACACCTGCTCAACAGTGATGCGGGCGTCGACACGGCCCACCAGATGCTCGTTCGAGCGCTCGCTGCCGACGTCCCTGACGGCCTGAGACCGCAGGTGGTCCAGGAGGCAGTGCACACGTTGATGCTGGTCTGTGCCTTCGGTGGTCGGGTCGAGCTGTGGAGAGGGTTCGAGGAGGCGGTCGCCCGCTGGTCGAGCTGGCTGTCGCCCGCCTTGCGCCTCGCGGCCGTCACCTTCGCCGATCCGGCTCGCGCGAGCGGCTCCGAGCTGGCCGACCTCGACCAGCTGACGGCCTCCGTCGCTGACACGACGGACGTGGTGCAGGTGCTCGAGGTCGCCATCGCTGGGCAGTACGTCGACCGCGAGCCCGCAGCCGCTCTGGATCGCGTGGTGGCCGCGGGCCGGTCCGGCGGGCCGGTGGCACTGGCGGCGCAGGCACTGATAATGCGCGCGATGACGGCCGTGCACGAGGGGCGCTGGGACGACGCCACCACGCTGGCTGACGAGGGCATATCCCTGTGCCGCGAGCACGGGTACCGCTTGCTGGAGTGGGGTCTGCTCAACCCGAAGATGCTGGTGGCGGCGGCCCGCGGTGACGAGGCTTACCTGGCTGGTGTGCGTGACCGCCTGCACCAGTGGGCCGTCCCGCGGCAGATGCTCGCCGCACGGACCTTCACCGCGAACGTCGAGGGTCTGGCGGCGTTGAGCGAGGGCCGGTACGGCGAGGCGTACGCGGCCTATCGCTCCATCTGCGAGCCCGGTCAGCTCGCACCGTTCGCGCAGGTGCTCGTGTGGAACGCGCTCGACGTGGTCGAGGCCGCGATCTGCAGCGGCCACCCCGAGCAGGCACGGCGGCACGCTGACGTGGCGACGACGACACTGGCCGCGATCTCACCGCGGATGGGGTTCCAGGCTGCGGCGGCCGACGCGTTCGTCGCGCCGGTCAGGGACTACGCCCCCTTGTTCGACCGGGTGGTTGGTGACCCGCAGGCGCACCGCTGGCCGTTCCAGCTGGCTCGTGTGGAGCTGACCTACGGTGAGCGGCTGCGGCGCGACCGTGCCATGCGCCGCGCGCGGCCGCACCTCGAGCGGGCCCTCGAGCTCTTCACCGGGCTTCGCGCCGAGCCCTGGGTCGCCCGTACCGAGGCGGTGCTGCGGGCGACTGGCCGCACCAGGTCACAGGCGCACGACGACGGTCGCCCGCGGCTCACTCCCCAGGAGCTGCAGGTCGCCCAGCTGGCCGCGACCGGCCTGAGCAACCGGGACATCGCCGAGCGGCTCTTCCTGTCGCCGCGCACGGTGGGCGCCCACCTGTACCAGGCGTTTCCCAAGCTGGGGGTGACCTCTCGGGCCGGCCTTCGCGACGCGTTGTCCGAGTTCTCCGACTAG
- a CDS encoding alpha/beta fold hydrolase encodes MTKLTVGQENGHDIQIHFEDHGIGQPVVLIHGFPLDGRSWDKQERVLLEAGYRVISYDRRGFGESSRTTIGFDYDTFADDLHALLEHLDLRDVVLVGFSMGSGEVVRYLGRHGSARISKAALMASVPPYLLKADDNPEGVDREVFEGIKAAIVADRPAYFKNFLDDFFNVDVLGGTRISEPAWQAAFAMALQAGPHAVHACVDTWLTDFRPDLAKVDVPMLLVHGDADRILPYASTAARLPALVPGITFVTVKDGPHNIAWTHPEIVNPALLDFLKS; translated from the coding sequence ATGACCAAGCTGACCGTCGGCCAGGAGAACGGCCACGACATCCAGATCCACTTCGAGGACCACGGCATCGGCCAACCGGTGGTGCTCATCCACGGCTTCCCGCTCGACGGGCGATCGTGGGACAAGCAGGAGCGGGTGCTGCTGGAGGCCGGCTACCGCGTCATCTCCTACGACCGCCGCGGTTTCGGCGAGTCCAGCCGCACCACCATCGGCTTCGACTACGACACCTTCGCCGACGACCTGCACGCCCTGCTCGAGCACCTGGACCTTCGTGACGTCGTCCTCGTCGGCTTCTCGATGGGTAGCGGTGAGGTCGTGCGCTACCTCGGCCGTCACGGGTCCGCCCGCATCAGCAAGGCGGCGCTGATGGCCAGCGTCCCGCCGTACCTGCTCAAGGCGGACGACAACCCCGAGGGCGTCGACCGCGAGGTGTTCGAGGGCATCAAGGCCGCGATCGTCGCCGACCGCCCCGCCTACTTCAAGAACTTCCTGGACGACTTCTTCAACGTCGACGTCCTCGGCGGCACCCGGATCAGCGAGCCGGCCTGGCAGGCCGCCTTCGCCATGGCGCTGCAGGCCGGCCCGCACGCCGTCCACGCCTGCGTCGACACCTGGCTCACCGACTTCCGCCCCGACCTCGCCAAGGTCGACGTGCCGATGCTGCTCGTGCACGGCGACGCCGACCGCATCCTGCCCTACGCATCGACCGCGGCGCGGCTGCCCGCGCTCGTGCCCGGGATCACCTTCGTCACGGTCAAGGACGGCCCGCACAACATCGCCTGGACGCACCCCGAGATCGTCAACCCCGCCCTGCTCGACTTCCTCAAGTCCTGA
- a CDS encoding sensor domain-containing diguanylate cyclase — protein MDAAMFAGTPPSNCGDPRGPLPTAPAGGLVPTAVSPAELEGARDSGADWRNVVETLPHIVWIARPDGYHVYFNQQWMDFTGRSLEESLGEGWNPPFHPADRPRARHLWAQATQTGEPYDIEYRLRRHDGVYRWMLGRAQPLRNEAGEIVKWFGTCTDIEEMRAALEEAAALREKLEHRASHDSLTGLANRELLFEQMELMFSQRGHGGIAVAFLDLDRFKAVNDSFGHRVGDELLAHVADRLRAGVRQGDVAARVGGDEFVVVGEVDDPVDARRFGQRVVAAVQGPVSLKGEQVDVAASVGVTYVERGGRPDIDLVLSRADDRMYEVKRRRYADE, from the coding sequence ATGGACGCAGCGATGTTCGCCGGTACACCCCCCTCGAACTGCGGGGACCCTCGCGGGCCCTTGCCAACCGCCCCCGCTGGGGGACTCGTCCCGACGGCCGTGTCTCCGGCCGAGCTGGAGGGTGCCCGGGACAGCGGGGCAGACTGGCGCAACGTGGTCGAGACGCTGCCCCACATCGTCTGGATCGCACGGCCCGACGGCTACCACGTCTACTTCAACCAGCAGTGGATGGACTTCACCGGTCGCTCGCTCGAGGAGAGCTTGGGTGAGGGGTGGAACCCGCCGTTCCACCCGGCCGACCGCCCTCGTGCTCGCCACCTCTGGGCGCAGGCCACGCAGACTGGCGAGCCGTACGACATCGAGTACCGGCTGCGGCGCCATGACGGCGTGTACCGCTGGATGCTGGGCCGGGCACAGCCGCTGCGCAACGAGGCCGGTGAGATCGTGAAGTGGTTCGGGACCTGCACCGACATCGAGGAGATGAGGGCGGCCCTGGAAGAGGCGGCCGCGCTGCGCGAGAAGCTGGAGCACCGCGCCTCCCACGACTCGCTCACCGGGCTGGCCAACCGGGAGCTGCTCTTCGAGCAGATGGAGCTCATGTTCAGTCAGCGTGGGCACGGGGGCATTGCCGTGGCTTTCCTCGATCTCGATCGGTTCAAGGCGGTCAACGACAGCTTCGGCCATCGCGTCGGTGACGAGCTGCTGGCTCATGTGGCAGACCGCCTGCGAGCAGGGGTGCGCCAAGGCGACGTGGCCGCTCGCGTCGGTGGCGACGAGTTCGTGGTGGTCGGAGAGGTCGACGACCCAGTGGACGCCCGGCGCTTCGGCCAACGCGTCGTCGCAGCCGTCCAGGGGCCGGTCAGTCTGAAGGGGGAGCAGGTCGACGTGGCCGCCAGTGTCGGGGTGACCTATGTCGAGCGTGGGGGCAGGCCCGATATCGACCTGGTGCTGTCGCGCGCCGACGATCGGATGTACGAGGTCAAGCGGCGCCGGTACGCCGACGAGTAG
- a CDS encoding SDR family NAD(P)-dependent oxidoreductase: MDRINTPFGFSSSTADVTAGIDLTGKRVVVTGAASGIGIETTRAFAALGAQTTMAVRNVDAGRRAAAQITASTGNPDVHVEPLDLADLRTVAAFANRWEGVLDILVNNAGVMALPDLQRTPEGREMQFAVNYLGHFALTLGLHGALARADEARIISVSSSGHLFSPVLFDDPDFRFTPYDPIVAYGQSKTACTLFAVGATARWVDEGITSNAVMPRAIPTNLQRHTGGLRAPVERRKSPAQGASTTLLAATSPQLKGIGGRYLEDNNEAAVVDHRSPDLTGVAPYALDPQGAERLWDLSLQLLA, from the coding sequence ATGGACCGCATCAACACTCCCTTCGGCTTCAGCTCGAGCACTGCCGACGTCACCGCCGGCATCGACCTGACCGGTAAGCGCGTCGTGGTCACCGGAGCCGCCTCCGGCATCGGCATCGAGACCACCCGAGCCTTCGCCGCACTCGGCGCCCAGACCACGATGGCAGTGCGCAACGTCGACGCCGGCAGGAGGGCCGCTGCCCAGATCACCGCGTCCACCGGCAACCCTGACGTGCACGTGGAGCCGCTGGACCTCGCCGACCTGCGCACCGTCGCTGCCTTCGCCAACCGCTGGGAGGGCGTCCTGGACATCCTCGTGAACAACGCCGGAGTGATGGCCCTGCCCGACCTGCAACGGACCCCTGAGGGCAGAGAGATGCAGTTCGCCGTCAACTACCTCGGGCACTTCGCGCTCACCCTCGGCCTCCACGGCGCCCTCGCGCGGGCCGACGAAGCCCGCATCATCTCGGTCAGCTCCAGCGGACACCTCTTCTCGCCCGTGCTCTTCGATGACCCGGACTTCCGCTTCACGCCCTACGACCCCATCGTGGCCTACGGGCAGTCGAAGACCGCCTGCACGCTGTTCGCGGTGGGGGCGACCGCCCGATGGGTCGACGAGGGCATCACCTCGAATGCCGTGATGCCGCGGGCGATTCCCACGAACCTCCAGCGGCACACCGGCGGCCTGCGCGCCCCAGTTGAGCGACGCAAGTCGCCCGCTCAGGGGGCGTCCACCACGCTGCTCGCCGCCACCTCCCCCCAGCTCAAGGGCATCGGAGGCCGCTACCTGGAGGACAACAACGAGGCCGCCGTCGTCGACCACCGAAGCCCCGACCTGACCGGCGTCGCCCCCTACGCCCTGGACCCCCAGGGCGCCGAACGGCTCTGGGACCTGTCCCTGCAGCTCCTCGCCTGA
- a CDS encoding NAD(P)-dependent oxidoreductase: MSEAGIELHVWVRRDASLTALAGVPFVVHDELAGLARATNAVPLCLREDSDITDVALNGGLLAAMSPGSILVNHGTGLPDYAVSLAARAADHAVTALDAPVSGGHLGAVAKTLTTIVGGDNGALERMRPIFQTFSTKVAHVGGPGTGQTAKLINNALLMMNQQNVQLDLRLAQRMELDIPQVIDLPLSSTASSFALGRWAGR, encoded by the coding sequence GTGAGCGAGGCGGGGATCGAGCTGCACGTCTGGGTTCGGCGCGACGCTTCGCTGACAGCCCTCGCCGGCGTCCCGTTCGTCGTCCACGACGAGCTCGCAGGCTTGGCGAGGGCGACCAACGCAGTCCCCCTGTGCCTTCGCGAGGACTCCGACATCACCGACGTGGCACTGAACGGCGGACTCCTGGCGGCCATGTCGCCTGGATCCATCCTGGTCAACCACGGCACCGGCCTTCCCGACTACGCCGTGTCGCTGGCCGCTCGGGCCGCCGACCACGCGGTGACGGCGCTGGACGCGCCGGTGAGCGGCGGTCATCTCGGTGCAGTGGCCAAGACACTGACCACGATCGTGGGCGGCGACAACGGCGCGCTGGAGAGAATGCGGCCGATCTTCCAGACGTTCTCGACGAAGGTCGCCCACGTGGGCGGCCCCGGCACCGGCCAGACCGCGAAGCTCATCAACAACGCGCTGCTGATGATGAACCAACAGAACGTGCAGCTCGATCTTCGCCTGGCTCAGCGGATGGAGCTCGACATCCCGCAGGTCATCGACCTGCCGCTGTCCAGCACCGCGTCGAGCTTCGCGCTGGGGCGTTGGGCGGGGCGGTGA
- a CDS encoding YciI family protein, which yields MSLNSASPSIGRRLFAGQAFVLLVEYTAPLERIDELLDAHRAWLDSHFADGTFLVSGPRVPREGGTILATGESRSQLEQVICHDPFVQAGAARYQIVEFTPTRGPYA from the coding sequence ATGTCACTCAACAGCGCGTCACCGTCCATCGGGCGCCGACTCTTCGCCGGCCAGGCCTTCGTCCTCCTGGTCGAGTACACGGCACCTCTGGAACGCATCGACGAGCTGCTCGACGCCCACCGCGCCTGGCTCGACTCGCACTTCGCGGACGGCACCTTCCTGGTGTCCGGACCTCGGGTACCCCGCGAGGGCGGCACCATCCTGGCGACGGGCGAGTCGCGTAGCCAGCTCGAGCAGGTGATCTGCCACGACCCCTTCGTCCAGGCAGGTGCCGCCCGCTACCAGATCGTGGAGTTCACGCCCACCCGCGGCCCCTACGCCTGA